The following proteins are encoded in a genomic region of Corylus avellana chromosome ca4, CavTom2PMs-1.0:
- the LOC132176920 gene encoding UDP-glycosyltransferase 76E4-like, with translation MEKRGNIRRLNRVVLVPGPFQGHINPMLQLGSILHSNGFFITVVQAQYNSPKPSSHPDFSFLPLPDTSSSATTTGEIIDFALQLNTDCKARFQECLAQVMRQLGPYDGIACIIYDQLMYFPEAAAKDLKLPCIVFQSGSAAVSLACDALFQLKAEGHIPFPESMSNDPVLELYPLRFKDLPILQEKLENFWQLPSKTNNIRTSLAIIYDTVDCLENSLLAKIQQQCQVPTFPIGPLHRISSGPSSSLLEEDTSCLSWLDKQSCNSVIYVSLGSIASMDVKELVEMGWGLVNSQQPFLWVVRPGSILGAEWIEVLPEGLKKNIGERGYIVKWAPQKEVLAHGAVGGFLSHCGWNSTLESICEGIPMICRPCFGDQKVNARYVSHVWRVGLELEGDLERGEIEKVVKKLMIDEEGEAMREKAKKLKENVKLCIKEGGSSYNSINRLVEMIRSF, from the exons ATGGAAAAGCGAGGAAATATCAGGCGTCTCAACCGGGTGGTGCTTGTACCAGGTCCGTTTCAAGGCCACATAAACCCAATGCTTCAGTTGGGAAGCATCCTCCACTCCAATGGCTTTTTCATCACCGTCGTTCAAGCCCAATACAACTCCCCCAAACCTTCCAGCCACCCGGATTTCAGCTTTCTCCCCTTACCAGATACCTCATCATCGGCCACCACCACTGGCGAGATCATAGATTTTGCATTGCAGCTTAATACAGATTGCAAAGCTCGTTTCCAAGAATGCTTGGCTCAAGTGATGAGGCAACTGGGACCGTACGATGGAATCGCCTGCATCATCTACGATCAGCTCATGTACTTCCCCGAAGCAGCTGCAAAGGATCTGAAGCTTCCATGCATTGTCTTTCAATCAGGTAGTGCTGCCGTTTCTCTTGCTTGTGATGCCCTTTTCCAACTAAAGGCAGAAGGCCACATTCCCTTCCCAG AATCTATGTCGAACGATCCAGTTCTGGAGCTTTATCCACTCAGGTTCAAGGATCTACCTATACTTCAAGAAAAATTAGAGAACTTTTGGCAACTACCGAGTAAAACTAATAACATTAGAACATCTTTAGCCATCATTTATGATACAGTTGATTGCCTTGAAAATTCGTTATTGGCAAAGATCCAACAGCAATGTCAAGTTCCTACCTTCCCAATCGGTCCATTGCATAGAATTTCTTCGGGCCCCTCTAGTAGCTTATTGGAAGAGGACACTAGTTGCTTGTCATGGCTTGATAAGCAAAGTTGTAACTCAGTTATTTATGTAAGCTTGGGAAGCATAGCATCCATGGACGTTAAAGAGCTTGTTGAGATGGGTTGGGGGCTAGTGAACAGCCAACAACCTTTCTTGTGGGTGGTTCGGCCTGGCTCAATTCTTGGTGCAGAATGGATTGAAGTACTACCcgaaggtttaaaaaaaaacattggtgAGAGGGGTTATATTGTGAAATGGGCACCCCAAAAAGAAGTTCTGGCACATGGTGCGGTGGGAGGGTTCTTGAGCCATTGTGGATGGAATTCAACACTTGAGAGTATTTGTGAAGGAATTCCAATGATATGCAGACCATGTTTTGGGGACCAAAAAGTAAATGCAAGATATGTTAGCCATGTATGGAGGGTAGGTCTGGAATTGGAAGGTGATCTGGAGAGAGGTGAGATAGAAAAAGTTGTTAAAAAACTTATGATCGATGAAGAAGGGGAGGCCATGAGGGAAAAGGCTAAGAAATTGAAGGAGAATGTTAAACTTTGCATTAAAGAAGGTGGTTCTTCTTACAATTCCATAAATAGACTAGTGGAGATGATTAGGTCGTTTTAA
- the LOC132179868 gene encoding kinetochore protein NDC80 homolog: protein MMRATGGGRRRPKESLNPPPPPTPQEHLRQFGRDSDASFASSRPSSVGMGRAPSAAASFELYKDRSLQQSAISTINSYLSSLSFPPLKTPLPSAKEIIQTLHFLLSRLDFSSSKLEEDLPSLLKSLNYPFKFNKSILKSPGTPHQWPSFLALIHWLVQIALFKDHLSSPSSPSEFSDGDNDEMKAYVLESYLHYIHGDDDSVDALDGVFVERLERKKEDLRESVGVLGSNVGELEAKADALRSGPSQKEVLEKEKGLLEEDVNKFRTIITEFSERVAAMEKVLEDKERELEAKVEERKRICEENEELKRRVETQTVNARDVERMRRELQALERDAGEAELARNAWDEKCWDLHSTLDHKFKELEALAMQCNQAMRRLKIDNDFQYVLNAKGSTPTEIMGIDYKSKLQPALNSYADEIQKSSMAKLEELISLQQQSKENAAKIEGKRNHGAELQSLINELEAQLNMLKKEIQDYTHRCAAEAKKIMEEVQEEAHNLDIVEREAAEVLKTSELRLQEAIRESEEEIQMRARELFTMVDAVSKYKEYVESRISEMKSELAETAVAVSDAHKGSLPAQFRMF from the exons ATGATGAGAGCCACAGGCGGTGGCCGCCGCCGCCCAAAGGAGTCGCTCAATCCACCGCCGCCTCCTACCCCGCAGGAGCACCTCCGCCAGTTCGGACGAGACTCGGACGCCAGCTTCGCCAGCAGCCGGCCCTCCTCCGTCGGCATGGGCCGCGCCCCCTCCGCCGCAGCCTCCTTCGAGCTCTACAAGGACCGCTCTCTCCAGCAATCGGCCATCTCCACCATCAACTCCTACCTCTCCTCCCTCTCCTTCCCTCCCCTCAAAACCCCCTTACCCTCCGCCAAGGAGATCATCCAAACCCTCCATTTCCTCCTCTCCCGCCTCGACTTCTCTTCCTCCAAGCTCGAAGAAGACCTCCCCTCTCTCCTCAAGTCTCTCAACTACCCCTTCAAATTCAACAAATCCATTCTCAAGTCCCCCGGCACTCCGCACCAGTGGCCCTCTTTTCTAGCCTTGATCCACTGGCTCGTCCAGATTGCGCTATTCAAAGATCATCTCTCGTCGCCCTCGTCGCCGTCCGAATTTTCCGACGGCGACAACGATGAGATGAAGGCCTACGTCCTGGAGAGTTACTTGCACTACATACACGGAGACGACGACTCGGTGGACGCCTTGGACGGCGTTTTTGTGGAGAGGCTGGAGAGGAAGAAGGAGGACTTGAGGGAAAGTGTGGGGGTGTTGGGCTCCAATGTGGGGGAGCTGGAGGCCAAGGCAGATGCGCTGCGGTCGGGGCCGTCGCAGAAGGAGGTGCTGGAGAAGGAGAAGGGGCTGCTGGAGGAAGACGTGAACAAATTCCGCACCATAATTACGGAATTCTCAGAGAGGGTCGCGGCGATGGAGAAGGTGCTGGAGGATAAGGAGAGGGAGTTGGAGGCGAAGGTGGAGGAGAGGAAGAGGATTTGTGAGGAGAATGAGGAGCTGAAGAGGAGGGTGGAGACGCAAACGGTGAATGCGAGGGACGTGGAGAGGATGAGAAGGGAGTTGCAGGCCTTGGAGAGGGATGCTGGGGAAGCCGAGCTGGCCAGGAACGCTTGGGACGAGAAGTGCTGGGATCTTCACTCCACGCTTGACCACAAGTTTAAGGAGCTCGAGGCGCTTGCCATGCAATGCAACCAGGCTATGAGGAG GTTAAAGATTGATAACGATTTTCAGTACGTACTGAATGCCAAAGGGTCAACACCTACTGAGATAATGGGGATTGATTACAAATCAAAACTTCAGCCTGCACTTAATTCCTATGCTGATGAGATACAGAAGAGTTCTATGGCgaaattagaagaattgatttCCCTTCAGCAACAGTCGAAGGAAAATGCTGCTAAGATTGAGGGAAAAAGAAATCATGGAGCGGAACTTCAGTCCCTCATCAATGAA TTGGAAGCTCAGTTGAACATGCTGAAGAAGGAAATACAGGACTACACTCACAGATGCGCAGCCGAAGCTAAGAAGATAATGGAGGAAGTTCAAGAAGAGGCTCATAACTTAGATATTGTGGAAAGAGAAGCGGCAGAGGTTCTGAAG ACCTCTGAGTTGAGGTTGCAGGAAGCAATCAGAGAAAGTGA